The Lonsdalea populi genome window below encodes:
- a CDS encoding M20 family metallopeptidase, whose amino-acid sequence MTREDTIRAAEEYFDSGAFSETLARRVAYRTESQDEGTGAVLMAYLTEEMVPRLQAIGFDCRIVDNPIAGKTPFLLARRMEADAPLTVLTYGHGDVVRGYDDQWRGGLSPWRLVQEGNRWYGRGTADNKGQHTINLAALEQVLKGRDDRLGYNIKLILEMGEEAGSPGLNDICAQYRDWLAADLFIASDGPRISAVRPTLFLGSRGVFNFELKITPREGGHHSGNWGGLLSNPGIRLAHAIACLVDARGRILVPGLRPPAVSESLRRILADIELGGGPTDPEVDPLWGEPGLTSAEKVYGWNTLDVLAYVTGNPDKPAHAIPPFASAHCHMRYVVGSDVDNFAHHLRQHLDANGFADVEIVNAVSCYQATRLDPNDPWVAWGAASIARTSGKAPAVLPNFGGGLPNACFSETLGLPTLWVPHSYPACSQHAPNEHILADMTLEALRIMTGLFWDLAEQGAERLRLRQQAASTSNIV is encoded by the coding sequence ATGACGCGTGAAGACACGATTCGAGCGGCGGAAGAGTACTTCGACAGCGGCGCATTCAGCGAGACGCTGGCGCGCCGGGTGGCCTATCGGACGGAGAGTCAGGACGAGGGCACCGGTGCGGTGCTGATGGCCTATCTGACGGAAGAGATGGTGCCGCGTTTGCAGGCCATCGGCTTCGACTGCCGGATTGTCGACAACCCGATCGCGGGGAAAACCCCCTTCCTGCTGGCGCGGCGGATGGAGGCGGACGCCCCGCTGACGGTGCTGACCTACGGTCACGGCGACGTGGTGCGGGGGTATGACGACCAGTGGCGCGGCGGCCTGTCGCCGTGGCGGCTGGTGCAGGAAGGCAATCGCTGGTACGGCCGGGGGACGGCGGATAACAAGGGTCAGCACACCATTAATCTGGCGGCGCTCGAGCAGGTGCTGAAGGGACGCGATGACCGGCTGGGCTACAACATCAAGCTGATTCTGGAGATGGGGGAAGAAGCCGGATCGCCGGGGCTGAACGACATCTGCGCGCAGTACCGCGACTGGCTGGCGGCCGATCTGTTCATCGCCTCGGACGGCCCGCGCATTTCCGCCGTGCGCCCCACGCTGTTTCTGGGATCGCGCGGCGTGTTCAACTTCGAGCTGAAGATCACGCCGCGCGAGGGCGGTCACCACTCCGGCAACTGGGGCGGGCTGCTGAGTAATCCGGGGATCCGTCTGGCGCACGCCATCGCCTGTCTGGTCGATGCGCGCGGACGAATTCTGGTGCCAGGGCTGCGTCCTCCGGCGGTGTCGGAGAGTTTGCGCCGGATACTGGCGGATATCGAGCTGGGCGGCGGACCGACCGATCCCGAGGTCGACCCGCTGTGGGGCGAGCCGGGGCTGACCTCGGCCGAGAAAGTGTATGGGTGGAATACGCTGGACGTGCTGGCCTATGTCACCGGCAATCCCGACAAACCGGCGCATGCCATTCCGCCGTTCGCCTCGGCGCATTGCCACATGCGCTACGTGGTCGGCAGCGACGTGGACAACTTCGCGCATCATCTGCGGCAGCATCTGGACGCCAATGGGTTTGCGGACGTCGAGATCGTCAACGCCGTGAGCTGTTATCAGGCCACGCGGCTCGATCCGAACGATCCGTGGGTGGCGTGGGGCGCGGCGTCGATCGCACGGACCTCCGGCAAAGCGCCCGCCGTGTTGCCCAACTTCGGCGGCGGACTGCCCAACGCCTGCTTCTCGGAAACGTTGGGTCTGCCGACGCTGTGGGTGCCGCACTCCTATCCGGCCTGCTCGCAGCATGCGCCCAACGAGCACATTCTGGCGGACATGACGCTGGAGGCGCTGCGGATCATGACCGGGCTGTTTTGGGATTTGGCCGAACAAGGGGCGGAGCGGCTGCGCTTACGCCAGCAGGCGGCTAGTACGTCAAACATCGTTTAG
- a CDS encoding ATP-binding cassette domain-containing protein, protein MTMQAGEGLSAPSPPHIPGNEDLALELCVLSRVFRLNRGLFTKAGEIRAVNNVSLRIRRGETLGLVGESGCGKSTLAKMLLGLLPPTSGNVLIEGREIDAGDRKALASRIQPIFQDPYSSLNPRRTVADIVEVALRLHNIGTPEERRTRVKEMLDVVGMPARTHQQYPGQLSGGQRQRVAIARALIMRPAILICDEPTSALDVSVQAQILNLLLALKQEFGLTYLFISHNLSVVEHLVDHVAVMKKGTIVEQGTREQIFRSPQHPYTKTLLASVLTPEPGLGIPDISQFGE, encoded by the coding sequence ATGACGATGCAAGCAGGGGAAGGGCTGAGTGCGCCATCGCCGCCGCATATTCCCGGCAACGAGGATCTGGCGCTGGAACTGTGCGTGCTGAGCCGGGTCTTTCGTCTCAACCGCGGCCTGTTCACCAAAGCGGGGGAGATCCGCGCCGTGAACAATGTCTCGCTGCGCATCCGGCGCGGGGAAACGCTTGGGCTGGTCGGCGAGTCGGGCTGCGGCAAAAGCACGCTGGCCAAGATGCTGCTGGGCCTGCTGCCGCCGACCTCCGGCAACGTGTTGATCGAAGGACGGGAGATAGACGCGGGCGACCGTAAAGCGCTGGCGTCGCGTATCCAGCCCATCTTTCAGGACCCGTATTCGTCGCTGAATCCGCGCCGTACGGTGGCGGACATCGTGGAAGTGGCGCTGCGGCTACACAACATCGGGACGCCGGAGGAGCGCAGGACGCGGGTGAAAGAGATGCTGGACGTCGTGGGAATGCCTGCGCGGACACATCAGCAATATCCCGGTCAGCTATCCGGCGGTCAACGCCAGCGCGTGGCGATCGCCCGCGCGCTGATCATGCGGCCAGCCATTCTGATCTGCGACGAGCCGACCTCCGCGCTGGACGTTTCGGTGCAGGCGCAGATCCTCAATCTGCTGCTGGCGCTAAAACAGGAATTCGGGCTGACCTACCTGTTCATCAGCCACAACCTGTCCGTCGTGGAGCATCTGGTCGACCATGTCGCCGTGATGAAAAAGGGCACGATTGTAGAGCAGGGGACGCGTGAACAGATCTTTCGCTCGCCTCAGCATCCTTATACCAAAACGCTGCTGGCATCGGTGCTGACGCCGGAGCCGGGGTTGGGTATCCCGGATATCAGCCAGTTCGGCGAATAA
- a CDS encoding Lrp/AsnC family transcriptional regulator, with protein sequence MKFKSDASPGDTDSKTKTYELDRFDVTILRLLQADCSISNVALAENVNLSPPATLRRVERLKQLGLIKGYVALLDPEALNAGMVVIIGVVLDRSTPGAFKDFETSVQQISGCMECHVVTGEFDYMLMIRTKDNQSFNRLHAEQLLFLPGVRQIRSFIGLRQVLSTTQLPF encoded by the coding sequence ATGAAATTCAAATCCGATGCGTCACCCGGTGATACGGATAGCAAAACCAAGACCTACGAGTTGGATCGCTTCGATGTGACCATCCTGCGGCTGCTGCAGGCCGACTGTTCCATCTCCAACGTCGCGCTGGCCGAGAACGTGAATCTCAGTCCTCCCGCTACCTTACGACGCGTGGAACGGCTGAAACAGCTGGGACTGATTAAAGGTTATGTCGCCTTGCTCGACCCTGAGGCGTTGAATGCGGGTATGGTTGTTATCATCGGCGTCGTGCTGGACAGGTCGACCCCCGGCGCGTTCAAGGATTTTGAAACGTCGGTGCAGCAGATCAGCGGCTGTATGGAGTGTCACGTCGTCACCGGCGAATTCGACTATATGCTGATGATCCGCACCAAGGACAATCAGAGTTTTAACCGCCTGCACGCCGAACAGCTGCTGTTCCTGCCGGGCGTCCGTCAGATTCGTTCCTTCATCGGCCTGCGCCAAGTGTTGTCCACCACTCAGCTACCGTTCTAA
- a CDS encoding 1-aminocyclopropane-1-carboxylate deaminase, translated as MNLEKFPRYPLTFGPSPITPMKRLSEYLGGDVEIYAKREDCNSGLAFGGNKTRKLEYLIPEALEQGCDTLVSIGGIQSNQTRQVAAVAAHLGMKCILVQENWVNYTDAVYDRVGNIELSRIMGADVRLDAAGFDIGIRQSWKDAMDEAAKNGGKPFPIPAGCSEHPYGGLGFVGFAEEVRQQEKELGFKFDYIVVCSVTGSTQAGMVVGFAADGRARNVIGIDASAKPEQTKAQILRIAQNTADLVELGQAITEDDVVLDTRYGGPEYGLPNEGTLEAIRLCGRLEGVLTDPVYEGKSMQGMIDKVRRGEFPKGSKVLYAHLGGAPALSAYSYIFRNG; from the coding sequence ATGAATTTAGAAAAATTCCCGCGTTATCCGTTAACTTTCGGTCCGTCACCGATTACGCCGATGAAACGACTCAGCGAGTACCTGGGCGGCGACGTTGAAATCTATGCCAAGCGCGAAGATTGCAATAGCGGTCTGGCCTTCGGCGGCAATAAAACGCGCAAGCTGGAGTATCTGATCCCCGAGGCGTTGGAGCAGGGCTGCGATACGCTGGTTTCCATCGGCGGTATTCAGTCGAACCAGACGCGCCAGGTGGCGGCGGTTGCCGCGCATCTGGGGATGAAATGTATCCTGGTGCAGGAAAATTGGGTGAATTACACCGACGCCGTTTATGACCGCGTCGGGAATATCGAACTGTCTCGGATCATGGGCGCGGATGTGCGTCTGGATGCTGCGGGATTCGATATCGGCATCCGCCAAAGCTGGAAAGATGCGATGGACGAGGCAGCGAAGAACGGCGGAAAACCGTTCCCGATCCCTGCCGGTTGTTCTGAACATCCCTATGGCGGCCTCGGTTTTGTCGGTTTTGCGGAGGAAGTCCGTCAGCAGGAAAAAGAACTGGGATTTAAATTCGACTACATCGTGGTGTGTTCGGTCACCGGGAGTACGCAGGCCGGTATGGTGGTGGGCTTTGCGGCCGACGGCCGCGCGCGCAACGTCATCGGCATCGACGCCTCCGCCAAGCCGGAGCAGACTAAGGCGCAGATCCTGCGCATCGCTCAGAACACCGCCGATCTGGTCGAGCTGGGTCAGGCGATTACCGAAGACGATGTGGTGCTGGATACCCGCTACGGCGGCCCGGAATATGGTCTGCCCAACGAAGGCACGCTGGAAGCCATTCGCCTGTGCGGCCGTCTGGAAGGCGTATTGACCGACCCGGTCTATGAAGGCAAATCCATGCAGGGGATGATCGACAAGGTCCGCCGCGGCGAATTTCCGAAAGGCTCCAAAGTGCTGTATGCCCATCTGGGCGGCGCGCCGGCGCTGAGCGCCTACAGCTATATCTTCCGTAACGGCTGA
- a CDS encoding methyl-accepting chemotaxis protein, which translates to MNFIRDIKVRTMMVLILIVFSLLWGGVSAFALYSLGQLTSEIELTNVQQNNGDIINGASGQYYRVQNILDRAMEQKLNNNPAGFTSEMQQAAAEIARLKAGLAQFQVTDHANVNKATIDDIYNSSYRLYSEAVVPMYDALEADRIDTYKQITQQTYTPLRVQFTKAIAQYNAVIATLKGEAQDRIGNWVKWCEYVLMAALAIGLAIVLLTDRYLAKYVVRPLDQIKQHLQVLAVGQLHTKIADFGKNCVGNLIPYVQQMQGNWVNTVSDIRLSADEIYRSSGEIAAGNTDLSSRTEEQASALEQTAASMEELSAVVKQNAENANQASVLAQNASKTANEGGNVVNDVIKTMNSISGSSQKIADIINVINSIAFQTNILALNAAVEAARAGEQGRGFAVVASEVRSLAQRSADAAKEIEGLIGESVSNVKIGSEQVTQAGDAMGNIVKAITNVTDIMGEIASASNEQSKGITQVGQAIIEMDSVTQQNAALVEESTTASSSLEDQARRLTEVVSIFQLAESESRTNAVAPGKTAQAAPAIAPRKLGTNAPAASNWEKF; encoded by the coding sequence ATGAATTTTATTCGTGACATCAAAGTCAGAACCATGATGGTGCTTATCCTCATCGTGTTTTCCTTATTATGGGGAGGCGTCTCTGCCTTCGCGCTATACTCGCTCGGGCAACTCACCTCAGAAATCGAACTGACCAACGTCCAGCAGAACAACGGCGATATCATCAACGGCGCCAGCGGACAGTATTATCGGGTCCAGAACATCCTGGACCGGGCCATGGAGCAAAAACTGAATAACAATCCTGCCGGGTTTACGTCAGAAATGCAGCAGGCAGCGGCGGAAATCGCTCGGCTAAAAGCGGGTCTGGCGCAGTTTCAGGTGACCGATCACGCTAACGTGAATAAGGCAACGATCGACGACATCTATAACAGCTCGTACCGTCTGTACAGCGAAGCGGTTGTACCGATGTATGACGCGCTGGAAGCCGATCGCATCGACACCTACAAGCAGATTACGCAACAGACATACACCCCGCTGCGCGTGCAGTTCACCAAAGCCATTGCTCAGTACAATGCGGTTATCGCCACGCTGAAAGGCGAAGCTCAAGACCGCATAGGCAATTGGGTAAAATGGTGTGAATACGTTCTGATGGCGGCGCTGGCCATCGGACTGGCTATCGTGCTGCTCACCGATCGCTACCTGGCCAAATATGTGGTGCGCCCGCTTGATCAGATCAAACAGCACCTGCAGGTTCTGGCCGTCGGTCAGCTGCACACCAAAATTGCAGACTTCGGTAAAAACTGCGTCGGCAACCTGATCCCGTATGTTCAGCAGATGCAGGGTAACTGGGTCAATACCGTATCCGACATTCGCCTGAGCGCCGACGAAATCTACCGCAGCTCGGGTGAAATTGCCGCCGGCAACACCGACCTGTCCTCACGTACCGAAGAGCAGGCCTCTGCGCTGGAGCAAACTGCAGCCAGCATGGAAGAGCTAAGCGCCGTCGTGAAACAGAACGCCGAGAACGCGAACCAGGCCAGCGTACTGGCTCAGAACGCCTCGAAGACGGCAAATGAAGGCGGAAACGTCGTCAATGACGTCATCAAAACGATGAACAGCATCAGCGGCAGTTCGCAGAAAATCGCGGATATCATCAACGTCATCAATAGCATCGCGTTCCAGACCAACATTCTGGCGCTAAACGCCGCGGTGGAAGCCGCCCGTGCCGGTGAACAGGGACGCGGCTTTGCCGTCGTCGCCAGCGAAGTACGCAGCTTGGCGCAGCGCAGCGCCGACGCGGCCAAAGAGATCGAAGGGCTGATCGGTGAATCCGTCAGCAACGTGAAAATCGGCTCTGAGCAGGTTACGCAGGCTGGCGATGCCATGGGCAACATTGTGAAAGCCATCACCAACGTCACCGACATCATGGGTGAAATTGCTTCCGCCTCGAACGAGCAGAGCAAGGGCATTACTCAGGTGGGTCAGGCCATCATCGAAATGGACAGCGTGACGCAGCAGAACGCCGCGTTGGTGGAAGAATCCACAACCGCGTCGTCGTCACTGGAAGATCAGGCTCGTCGCCTAACGGAAGTGGTTTCCATCTTCCAACTGGCTGAGTCCGAATCTCGTACCAACGCCGTCGCGCCGGGCAAAACAGCTCAGGCTGCGCCTGCCATCGCGCCGAGAAAACTGGGCACGAATGCGCCTGCCGCCAGCAACTGGGAAAAGTTCTAG
- a CDS encoding LysR family transcriptional regulator, giving the protein MHNNEIRYFMAVASTGSLSAASQQLFVAVSAISRQIQQLEHRLGAPLFERHPRGMVLNAAGQILEHHVRRSMADMELAVAEIEGLKSVRQPPLRVVCTDGIAFNLMPTLLAKFRLAHASVNFVLTVGSTRQVPDLVRNGECDVALKFSLSLEHGVEIVASYPAPVLVIMQDTHPLAHVGLKLADLNGYPVALPDQAATIRQLFDLSCRMNGVFIDPILTCNHFSTLYDFVLNTPEAVAICSHFSVLYRARRDGLQMRSIDGEPFSQRTMQIQTDVAKPRTAALNAFCDFLKQELTEQDARIRREYAISAR; this is encoded by the coding sequence ATGCACAATAACGAAATTCGTTACTTCATGGCCGTGGCGAGCACCGGATCGCTGAGCGCCGCCAGCCAGCAGCTGTTCGTCGCGGTTTCCGCCATCAGCCGTCAGATCCAGCAGTTGGAACACCGATTGGGCGCGCCGCTGTTCGAACGCCATCCGCGCGGCATGGTGCTGAACGCGGCGGGCCAAATTCTGGAGCATCACGTGCGGCGCAGCATGGCGGATATGGAGCTGGCGGTCGCCGAAATTGAAGGGCTGAAATCGGTTCGGCAACCCCCCCTCCGGGTTGTTTGCACCGACGGTATTGCCTTTAATTTGATGCCGACATTGCTGGCGAAATTTCGTCTGGCGCACGCCTCGGTAAACTTCGTGCTGACGGTCGGCTCCACGCGGCAGGTGCCGGATCTGGTGCGCAACGGCGAATGCGATGTGGCGCTGAAATTCAGCCTGTCGCTGGAGCATGGCGTCGAGATCGTCGCCTCGTATCCCGCGCCGGTGCTGGTGATCATGCAGGACACCCATCCGCTGGCGCATGTTGGACTCAAGCTGGCCGACCTGAACGGCTACCCGGTCGCGCTGCCGGATCAAGCGGCGACCATTCGCCAACTGTTCGATCTCTCCTGTCGTATGAACGGCGTATTCATCGACCCGATACTGACCTGCAATCACTTTTCCACCCTCTATGACTTTGTGCTGAATACGCCGGAGGCGGTCGCCATCTGCAGCCACTTTTCGGTGCTGTACCGAGCGCGCCGCGATGGATTGCAAATGCGTTCGATTGACGGTGAACCGTTCAGTCAACGCACCATGCAGATCCAAACCGATGTCGCCAAACCGCGAACGGCGGCGCTAAACGCCTTCTGTGATTTTCTGAAACAGGAACTGACCGAGCAGGATGCGCGGATCCGCCGCGAGTATGCGATTTCCGCTCGCTGA
- a CDS encoding flavocytochrome c, protein MTNINDRLLQPFTLPNGVTLENRVVMAPMTTCTGFFDGSVTRELIEYYQVRSGKIGALIVECCFIDDRGRAFPGAIGIDDDNKIEGLSKVASAVKAQGSKAILQIYHGGRMVDPKLIGGESPVGPSAVAAPRPGAPTPIELTADEVEEMVAKFGRAIHRAIQAGFDGVEIHGANTYLIQQFYSPHSNRREDKWGGSRDNRTRFPTAVLDIAHQMKDKYADPSFIIGYRFSPEELEEPGIRFDDTMYLLEKLAERGLDYVHFSMGHTLRPSIVDTESATPLIEKYVAMRSDTLAQVPVVGVGGIVNKADADVALEHGYDLVAVGKGCIAYPDWMDRITAQEHIDLYIDSTKREELTIPEPLWRFSLVESMIRDMSLNAKKFKVGVYQEKVQDNDKELIVNVSLEKDHIKDIAMANTAGWDDELISSFEIIRTRILDANSSHVDAVTGATEQSEAIKKAVTKAMTKSFKEAIIEEGGNPDEVQQYDVVVVGSGGAGLATAIQAADDGAKVLIVEKMPVIGGNTIKASAGMNAAETRFQKIKGIVDDKALFYNETLKSGQNKNNPELVKYFVEHAHEAIDWLADRNIELSDLTTTGGMSVDRTHRPASGAAVGGYLISGLVKNLNQRNIDVMLETSVTEILQEDGKVSGVRTINDENEERVIPTKTIIMATGGFSANPDLVVKYRPDLKGFVTTNHKGATGSGITLLEALGADTVDMGEIQIHPTVEQNTSYLISESIRGGGAILVSQSGQRFFNELETRDKVSASIINLPEKYAYIVFDDHVKEKNMAVGEYVAQGFVEVEDSIVALADRLEIEPAELTKTIERYNTFVEKQHDDDFGRTTALRNPINKGPFYAIKIAPGVHHTMGGVVVNTATEVLDNNKEVIQGAYAAGEVVGGIHGANRIGGNAVADIIIFGIQAGKQAAAYAKR, encoded by the coding sequence ATGACAAACATTAACGACAGATTATTGCAGCCGTTCACGTTGCCTAATGGCGTTACCCTGGAAAACCGGGTCGTTATGGCGCCAATGACAACCTGCACCGGCTTTTTTGACGGTTCCGTCACCAGGGAACTGATTGAATACTATCAGGTGCGTTCCGGTAAAATCGGCGCGCTGATCGTCGAATGCTGCTTCATCGATGACCGTGGGCGGGCTTTCCCCGGCGCGATTGGTATTGATGACGACAACAAAATCGAAGGGTTGTCCAAAGTCGCCAGCGCGGTCAAAGCGCAGGGTTCTAAAGCTATCTTGCAGATCTACCACGGCGGCCGCATGGTCGACCCGAAACTCATCGGCGGCGAATCCCCGGTCGGGCCGAGCGCCGTTGCTGCACCTCGTCCCGGTGCGCCGACGCCTATAGAACTGACGGCGGATGAAGTCGAAGAGATGGTCGCCAAGTTTGGTCGCGCCATTCACCGCGCCATTCAGGCCGGCTTTGACGGCGTGGAAATTCACGGTGCCAACACCTATCTGATTCAGCAATTCTATTCTCCGCACTCCAACCGCCGTGAAGACAAATGGGGCGGCAGCCGCGACAACCGCACTCGCTTCCCGACGGCCGTGCTGGATATCGCACACCAGATGAAAGACAAGTATGCCGATCCGTCTTTCATCATCGGCTACCGTTTCTCGCCGGAAGAGCTGGAAGAGCCGGGTATCCGTTTCGATGACACGATGTATTTGCTCGAGAAGCTGGCCGAGCGCGGTCTGGACTACGTGCATTTTTCCATGGGCCACACGCTGCGTCCTTCTATCGTCGACACTGAGTCTGCCACCCCGCTGATTGAAAAATATGTCGCTATGCGTTCCGACACGCTGGCGCAGGTGCCGGTCGTGGGCGTGGGCGGTATCGTCAACAAGGCGGATGCCGACGTTGCGCTGGAGCACGGTTATGATCTGGTCGCTGTGGGGAAAGGCTGCATCGCCTACCCGGACTGGATGGACCGGATCACCGCACAGGAACATATCGATCTTTATATCGACAGCACCAAGCGTGAAGAACTGACCATTCCGGAACCACTGTGGCGCTTCTCGCTGGTGGAAAGCATGATCCGCGATATGAGCCTGAACGCGAAAAAGTTCAAAGTTGGTGTGTACCAGGAGAAAGTTCAGGACAACGATAAAGAACTCATCGTTAACGTCAGCCTGGAAAAAGATCACATCAAAGACATCGCGATGGCCAATACCGCCGGATGGGATGACGAGCTCATCAGCAGCTTTGAAATCATCAGAACCCGTATTCTTGATGCCAACAGTTCGCACGTCGACGCCGTGACCGGCGCTACCGAGCAGAGCGAAGCCATCAAAAAAGCGGTGACGAAGGCGATGACGAAGTCGTTTAAAGAAGCGATTATTGAAGAGGGCGGCAACCCGGACGAAGTTCAGCAGTACGACGTCGTGGTGGTCGGCAGCGGCGGCGCAGGTCTGGCGACGGCGATTCAGGCCGCCGATGACGGCGCCAAGGTGCTGATCGTCGAAAAAATGCCGGTGATTGGCGGGAATACGATCAAAGCCTCTGCGGGGATGAATGCCGCGGAAACCCGTTTCCAGAAAATCAAAGGTATCGTCGACGATAAAGCGCTGTTCTACAACGAAACGCTGAAAAGCGGCCAGAACAAGAACAACCCTGAACTGGTGAAATACTTCGTCGAACACGCTCACGAAGCCATCGACTGGCTGGCCGATCGCAACATCGAGCTGAGCGACCTGACGACCACCGGCGGCATGAGCGTCGACCGAACTCACCGTCCGGCCAGCGGCGCGGCGGTAGGCGGCTACCTGATCAGCGGACTGGTAAAAAACCTCAACCAGCGCAACATCGACGTGATGTTGGAAACGTCCGTCACCGAGATTTTACAGGAAGACGGCAAGGTTTCCGGCGTTCGCACTATCAACGACGAAAACGAAGAGCGCGTCATTCCGACGAAAACCATCATCATGGCGACCGGCGGATTCAGCGCCAACCCAGACCTGGTAGTGAAATACCGTCCGGACCTGAAAGGCTTCGTAACGACCAACCACAAGGGCGCCACCGGTAGCGGGATTACTTTGCTGGAAGCGCTGGGCGCGGATACCGTCGACATGGGTGAAATTCAGATCCACCCGACGGTGGAGCAGAATACGTCGTATCTGATCTCTGAATCCATTCGCGGCGGCGGGGCTATTCTGGTTTCCCAAAGTGGTCAGCGTTTCTTTAATGAATTGGAAACGCGAGACAAGGTGTCTGCGAGCATCATCAATCTGCCGGAAAAATATGCCTATATCGTTTTTGACGACCACGTCAAAGAGAAGAACATGGCGGTCGGCGAATATGTGGCTCAGGGGTTTGTCGAAGTCGAAGACTCTATCGTGGCGTTGGCAGACCGGTTGGAAATTGAACCCGCCGAGCTGACGAAAACCATCGAACGCTACAACACGTTCGTTGAAAAACAGCACGATGACGATTTCGGCAGAACGACCGCGTTGCGTAATCCGATCAACAAAGGACCGTTCTACGCCATCAAGATCGCCCCAGGCGTTCACCATACGATGGGCGGCGTGGTGGTCAACACGGCGACCGAGGTGCTGGATAACAATAAAGAGGTTATTCAGGGCGCCTACGCCGCGGGCGAAGTGGTCGGCGGTATTCACGGCGCCAACCGTATCGGGGGTAACGCCGTGGCTGATATCATCATCTTCGGTATTCAGGCCGGTAAACAAGCAGCGGCCTATGCAAAACGGTAA
- a CDS encoding ABC transporter ATP-binding protein: protein MSDDILLDVKNLRVDLPTPRGMLHAVRGIDFSVRRGEMLCLVGESGCGKSMTSLALMDLLPRKAVRTADHMRFKGHDLQVMTPRQRAAMRGDEMAMIFQEPMTSLNPSFTLGNQLCETLLAHRKVSMATARDRAVWLMERVGIPMAADRLNQYPHQLSGGLRQRIMIAMALMCEPELIIADEPTTALDVTIQAQILRMLRELQQEFGTAVIFITHDLGVVARIADRVSVMYAGQIVETAPVMPLFHQPQHPYTRGLLDCIPIQGKTMPGQPLRAIPGVVPSLVGPQLGCAFFNRCSRCTDACRRDIPYVDVTDGHAVRCVQAEKTVEAI from the coding sequence ATGAGTGATGACATTTTGCTGGATGTGAAGAACCTGCGGGTCGATTTACCGACGCCGCGCGGCATGCTGCATGCGGTACGCGGCATCGACTTCTCCGTGCGCCGGGGCGAAATGCTGTGTCTGGTGGGCGAGTCGGGCTGCGGTAAATCGATGACGTCGCTGGCGCTGATGGATCTGCTGCCGCGCAAAGCGGTGCGCACGGCGGACCATATGCGTTTCAAAGGCCACGACCTGCAAGTGATGACGCCACGGCAGCGGGCCGCGATGCGCGGCGACGAGATGGCGATGATTTTTCAGGAGCCGATGACGTCGCTCAATCCCTCTTTCACGCTCGGCAATCAACTGTGTGAGACGCTGCTGGCGCACCGCAAGGTGTCGATGGCGACGGCGCGAGACCGGGCGGTGTGGCTAATGGAGCGCGTGGGCATTCCGATGGCGGCGGACCGGCTGAATCAATATCCCCATCAGCTGTCCGGCGGCCTGCGCCAGCGCATCATGATCGCGATGGCGCTGATGTGCGAGCCGGAACTGATCATTGCGGATGAACCCACCACGGCGCTGGACGTCACCATTCAGGCGCAAATCCTGCGGATGCTGCGCGAGCTGCAGCAGGAGTTCGGCACCGCGGTAATCTTCATCACCCACGATCTGGGCGTGGTGGCCCGTATCGCCGATCGCGTGTCGGTGATGTACGCCGGGCAGATCGTCGAAACCGCGCCCGTGATGCCGCTGTTTCACCAGCCGCAGCACCCTTATACTCGCGGGTTGCTCGACTGCATTCCGATACAAGGGAAGACGATGCCGGGGCAGCCGCTTCGCGCCATTCCCGGCGTGGTGCCGAGCCTGGTCGGGCCGCAGCTGGGTTGTGCTTTCTTTAATCGCTGTTCGCGCTGCACCGACGCCTGCCGCCGGGATATTCCGTATGTCGATGTCACCGACGGGCATGCGGTGCGCTGCGTTCAGGCCGAAAAAACCGTGGAGGCGATATGA